A region from the Aegilops tauschii subsp. strangulata cultivar AL8/78 chromosome 5, Aet v6.0, whole genome shotgun sequence genome encodes:
- the LOC109767233 gene encoding uncharacterized protein translates to MCVEEPVPYSPPAAAAAAAAHIQEPQSPAMSLKRSAKMAAPPPPPPPPPASSEETGSRSSSEESEDAIADSPPSANTRVPPHKGEEDDESDEEEQDESDEEEEEPVHAAPTFAPTPKYQPPPQQQKESSESSDDEEEEEEEEPAQAAPPSSPKKRPPPQQIEDEGESEEEEEEPAHAGPTAAPTPKYQPPPQQQREGSESSDDEEEEEEEEPAQAAPPSSPKKQPPPQQIEEEGESEEEEFEEQEPAHAAPTAAPTPKYQPPPQQQREGSESSDDEEEEEEEEEPTQAAPPSAPKKRPPPQQIDEEEEEGASEEEAPPKLAPKQAPEGVKTKTKKPAVFSRIWSTDDDVRILEALAVHQKQHGTLPQSDALVDALAGKLDNRAYGPKELKVKVGTLKRRYHALSKRSELLSKEHDRQVLDLSKTVWGGDKSTAAAASVKTTANGHKRKSFEEMCELYPYLAEDVKELMVENPGMFKSDFGKMDHEKARVMNEKIKRQRVAQMKLGLRRHDLIREVTKTIIDLVD, encoded by the coding sequence ATGTGCGTAGAGGAGCCGGTTCCATATAGtccccccgccgccgctgccgccgccgccgcccacatTCAAGAACCCCAGTCTCCGGCCATGTCCCTGAAGCGCTCCGCGAAGATGGCGGCACCTCCGcccccgcctccgcctccgcctgccTCATCCGAGGAGACCGGCTCCCGCTCGAGCTCTGAAGAGTCGGAGGACGCCATCGCCGACTCCCCACCTTCCGCCAACACGCGTGTGCCCCCGCACAAGGGCgaggaggacgacgagtctgacgaggaggagcaggatgagtccgacgaggaggaggaggagcccgTCCACGCCGCCCCGACATTCGCCCCCACCCCCAAGTACCAGCCTCCGCCGCAGCAACAGAAAGAGAGCTCGGAATCTTccgacgacgaggaggaagaagaggaagaggagccCGCCCAGGCCGCCCCTCCCTCCTCTCCCAAGAAACGGCCTCCACCGCAGCAGATCGAAGACGAGGGTGAGtccgaagaggaggaggaggagcccgcCCACGCCGGCCCGaccgccgcccccacccccaAGTACCAGCCTCCGCCGCAGCAACAGAGAGAGGGCTCGGAATCTTccgacgacgaggaggaagaagaggaagaggagccCGCCCAGGCCGCCCCTCCCTCCTCTCCCAAGAAACAGCCTCCACCGCAGCAGATCGAGGAGGAGGGTgagtctgaggaggaggagtTCGAGGAGCAGGAGCCCGCTCACGCTGCCCCGaccgccgcccccacccccaAGTACCAGCCTCCGCCGCAGCAACAGAGAGAGGGCTCAGAATCttccgacgacgaggaggaggaagaagaggaagaagagccCACTCAGGCGGCCCCTCCCTCCGCTCCCAAGAAACGGCCTCCGCCGCAGCAGATCgacgaggaagaagaggagggtgCCTCCGAGGAGGAGGCGCCACCGAAGCTGGCTCCAAAGCAGGCGCCAGAGGGCGTGAAAACCAAGACCAAGAAGCCAGCCGTGTTCAGCCGCATCTGGTCCACCGATGATGATGTACGTATCCTCGAGGCCCTCGCCGTTCACCAAAAGCAGCACGGCACGCTGCCGCAGTCGGATGCTCTCGTGGACGCCCTTGCAGGCAAGCTCGACAACCGTGCCTACGGCCCCAAGGAGCTGAAGGTCAAGGTCGGAACCCTGAAGCGTCGGTACCATGCTCTCAGCAAGAGGAGCGAGCTCCTGAGCAAGGAACACGATCGCCAGGTGTTGGACCTTTCCAAGACCGTCTGGGGCGGTGACAAGAGCACCGCCGCAGCTGCCTCCGTAAAGACGACAGCGAATGGCCACAAGCGCAAGAGCTTCGAGGAGATGTGCGAGCTGTACCCGTACTTAGCGGAGGACGTGAAGGAGCTGATGGTGGAGAACCCGGGCATGTTCAAGAGTGACTTCGGGAAGATGGATCATGAAAAGGCGCGCGTGATGAATGAGAAGATCAAGAGGCAGAGGGTGGCACAGATGAAGCTGGGGCTGCGCCGCCACGACCTGATCAGGGAGGTGACCAAGACAATCATCGACCTGGTCGACTGA